In Eretmochelys imbricata isolate rEreImb1 chromosome 4, rEreImb1.hap1, whole genome shotgun sequence, a single window of DNA contains:
- the PRIMPOL gene encoding DNA-directed primase/polymerase protein isoform X4, translated as MSFLSTGQMKRKWEERLKNVDELASRYKRKPLCPVYRPQLSKPWQPCSVWSLFHRQSQAFNYAKTCKEDVHVFALETNAEDGQRYYLVTTYTELWFYYNKEQKTSLMHCYEVIPEKAVCKLYFDLEFYKPVNPGADGKQMIAKLIELFSKRLEKLYGVKCSAEDVLNLDSSTDEKFSHHLIFLLHKTAFKDNINVGNFVKTVLQPALVLTENKADALILEEGADSVVSQSSKATAEIDGTVVNLSAVKEPPGKWQSNMHKTLENGARQQNENPDLSFLVVNDKEGGKQLVVDLGVYTKNRNFRLYKSSKAGKQTTLKIAEDNKFVPKPKKNISVEEQYFLSSLVCNVRFSEIERALTCDIPEGKKKTFKQTDRRVFNSTSDPIEGYQYSPYPEIDCFVLSLVNKDDAHGGIRRWNYFSLEELLVYDISRYRWCKNIGRAHKSNNIMILVDLKKEVYYQKCYDPVCRAKNFKSERRICTFYG; from the exons ATGTCTTTTCTGAGTACTG GACAAATGAAGAGAAAATGGGAAGAAAGATTGAAGAATGTTGATGAACTAGCATCTCGATATAAAAGAAAGCCACTTTGCCCTGTTTACAGGCCACAGCTGTCCAAACCATGGCAACCGTGCTCTGTTTGGAGTCTGTTTCATCGACAATCTCAAGCTTTTAACTATGCAAAAACCTGTAAGGAG gatgTTCATGTATTTGCTTTGGAAACGAACGCAGAAGATGGACAAAGGTATTATCTTGTGACAACATATACAGAGCTTTGGTTTTATTACAA caaagaacaaaaaacaagTCTCATGCATTGCTATGAAGTTATTCCTGAAAAAGCTGTTTGCAAACTGTATTTTGATTTGGAGTTCTATAAACCAGTGAATCCTGGAGCTGATGGCAAGCAGATGATTGCAAAGTTAATTGAG ctttttaGTAAAAGGCTGGAAAAACTTTATGGAGTTAAATGTTCAGCTGAAGATGTCTTGAActtagattccagcactgatGAAAAATTTAGCCATCACTTAATATTTCTGCTTCACAAGACAGCATTTAAGGATAATATTAATGTTG GTAATTTTGTGAAAACAGTTTTGCAACCTGCTCTTGTTTTAACTGAAAATAAAGCTGATGCTCTGATTCTAGAAGAAGGGGCGGACAGTGTTGTTTCCCAGTCTTCCAAAGCAACAGCTGAAATAGATGGTACTGTTGTAAACCTCAGTGCAGTGAAGGAGCCTCCTGGGAAATGGCAATCTAATATGCACAAAACGCTGGAAAATGGAGCACGGCAACAGAACGAAAATCCTGATCTTTCCTTTCTCGTTGTGAATGATAAGGAGGGAGGCAAGCAACTTGTCGTCGATCTGG GAGTTTATACAAAGAATAGAAATTTCCGGCTGTATAAGTCATCAAAAGCAGGAAAGCAGACGACTTTGAAAATAGCTGAAGATAACAAGTTTGTTCCTAAACCCAAAAAGAATATTTCTGTTGAGGAGCAATATTTCCTTTCCTCTTTGGTTTGCAATGTTAG GTTCTCAGAAATTGAAAGAGCCCTAACTTGTGACATcccagaagggaagaaaaaaacgTTTAAACAAACAGACAGGAGAGTTTTCAATAGCACTTCAG atccCATAGAAGGATATCAATATTCACCTTATCCAGAAATTGATTGTTTTGTCCTTTCTTTAGTTAATAAAGATGATGCTCATGGAG GGATACGACGATGGAATTATTTTTCCTTGGAAGAACTCCTTGTTTATGACATATCCAGATATCGCTGGTGTAAAAATATTGGAAGAGCCCACAAAAGTAATAATATAAT GATCCTGGTAGATCTAAAAAAAGAAGTTTACTATCAAAAATGTTATGACCCTGTCTGCAGAGCTAAAAACTTCAAATCAGAAA gaagaatatGTACTTTTTATGGATGA
- the PRIMPOL gene encoding DNA-directed primase/polymerase protein isoform X1, producing MSFLSTGQMKRKWEERLKNVDELASRYKRKPLCPVYRPQLSKPWQPCSVWSLFHRQSQAFNYAKTCKEDVHVFALETNAEDGQRYYLVTTYTELWFYYNKEQKTSLMHCYEVIPEKAVCKLYFDLEFYKPVNPGADGKQMIAKLIELFSKRLEKLYGVKCSAEDVLNLDSSTDEKFSHHLIFLLHKTAFKDNINVGNFVKTVLQPALVLTENKADALILEEGADSVVSQSSKATAEIDGTVVNLSAVKEPPGKWQSNMHKTLENGARQQNENPDLSFLVVNDKEGGKQLVVDLGVYTKNRNFRLYKSSKAGKQTTLKIAEDNKFVPKPKKNISVEEQYFLSSLVCNVRFSEIERALTCDIPEGKKKTFKQTDRRVFNSTSDPIEGYQYSPYPEIDCFVLSLVNKDDAHGGIRRWNYFSLEELLVYDISRYRWCKNIGRAHKSNNIMILVDLKKEVYYQKCYDPVCRAKNFKSESIPLPPEICLPFLFKEEEYVLFMDESGNIEEKPNLTDFSESTSLRIHQENKKSPDKLCSNTEWENVTDDVCFLEAIEDAELAEVADNSLTTWNCDLEEIPDELLIEVLRKQEVCGNKTYN from the exons ATGTCTTTTCTGAGTACTG GACAAATGAAGAGAAAATGGGAAGAAAGATTGAAGAATGTTGATGAACTAGCATCTCGATATAAAAGAAAGCCACTTTGCCCTGTTTACAGGCCACAGCTGTCCAAACCATGGCAACCGTGCTCTGTTTGGAGTCTGTTTCATCGACAATCTCAAGCTTTTAACTATGCAAAAACCTGTAAGGAG gatgTTCATGTATTTGCTTTGGAAACGAACGCAGAAGATGGACAAAGGTATTATCTTGTGACAACATATACAGAGCTTTGGTTTTATTACAA caaagaacaaaaaacaagTCTCATGCATTGCTATGAAGTTATTCCTGAAAAAGCTGTTTGCAAACTGTATTTTGATTTGGAGTTCTATAAACCAGTGAATCCTGGAGCTGATGGCAAGCAGATGATTGCAAAGTTAATTGAG ctttttaGTAAAAGGCTGGAAAAACTTTATGGAGTTAAATGTTCAGCTGAAGATGTCTTGAActtagattccagcactgatGAAAAATTTAGCCATCACTTAATATTTCTGCTTCACAAGACAGCATTTAAGGATAATATTAATGTTG GTAATTTTGTGAAAACAGTTTTGCAACCTGCTCTTGTTTTAACTGAAAATAAAGCTGATGCTCTGATTCTAGAAGAAGGGGCGGACAGTGTTGTTTCCCAGTCTTCCAAAGCAACAGCTGAAATAGATGGTACTGTTGTAAACCTCAGTGCAGTGAAGGAGCCTCCTGGGAAATGGCAATCTAATATGCACAAAACGCTGGAAAATGGAGCACGGCAACAGAACGAAAATCCTGATCTTTCCTTTCTCGTTGTGAATGATAAGGAGGGAGGCAAGCAACTTGTCGTCGATCTGG GAGTTTATACAAAGAATAGAAATTTCCGGCTGTATAAGTCATCAAAAGCAGGAAAGCAGACGACTTTGAAAATAGCTGAAGATAACAAGTTTGTTCCTAAACCCAAAAAGAATATTTCTGTTGAGGAGCAATATTTCCTTTCCTCTTTGGTTTGCAATGTTAG GTTCTCAGAAATTGAAAGAGCCCTAACTTGTGACATcccagaagggaagaaaaaaacgTTTAAACAAACAGACAGGAGAGTTTTCAATAGCACTTCAG atccCATAGAAGGATATCAATATTCACCTTATCCAGAAATTGATTGTTTTGTCCTTTCTTTAGTTAATAAAGATGATGCTCATGGAG GGATACGACGATGGAATTATTTTTCCTTGGAAGAACTCCTTGTTTATGACATATCCAGATATCGCTGGTGTAAAAATATTGGAAGAGCCCACAAAAGTAATAATATAAT GATCCTGGTAGATCTAAAAAAAGAAGTTTACTATCAAAAATGTTATGACCCTGTCTGCAGAGCTAAAAACTTCAAATCAGAAA GTATTCCATTACCCCCTGAGATATGCCTCCCTTTTCTTTTCAAAGAG gaagaatatGTACTTTTTATGGATGAGAGTGGGAACATAGAAGAAAAACCTAACCTTACAGACTTCTCAGAAAGCACATCATTAAGGATACATCAAGAAAATAAGAAGTCTCCTGACAAGCTCTGTtcaaatacagaatgggaaaaTGTGACTGATGATGTGTGTTTTCTGGAAGCTATCGAAGATGCTGAACTTGCAGAAGTTGCAGACAACAGTCTGACCACGTGGAACTGTGACCTGGAAGAAATACCTGATGAGCTTCTCATAGAGGTTTTAAGAAAACAGGAAGTTTGTGGTAACAAGACATACAACTAG
- the PRIMPOL gene encoding DNA-directed primase/polymerase protein isoform X2 — protein MQKPVRSKEQKTSLMHCYEVIPEKAVCKLYFDLEFYKPVNPGADGKQMIAKLIELFSKRLEKLYGVKCSAEDVLNLDSSTDEKFSHHLIFLLHKTAFKDNINVGNFVKTVLQPALVLTENKADALILEEGADSVVSQSSKATAEIDGTVVNLSAVKEPPGKWQSNMHKTLENGARQQNENPDLSFLVVNDKEGGKQLVVDLGVYTKNRNFRLYKSSKAGKQTTLKIAEDNKFVPKPKKNISVEEQYFLSSLVCNVRFSEIERALTCDIPEGKKKTFKQTDRRVFNSTSDPIEGYQYSPYPEIDCFVLSLVNKDDAHGGIRRWNYFSLEELLVYDISRYRWCKNIGRAHKSNNIMILVDLKKEVYYQKCYDPVCRAKNFKSESIPLPPEICLPFLFKEEEYVLFMDESGNIEEKPNLTDFSESTSLRIHQENKKSPDKLCSNTEWENVTDDVCFLEAIEDAELAEVADNSLTTWNCDLEEIPDELLIEVLRKQEVCGNKTYN, from the exons ATGCAAAAACCTGTAAGGAG caaagaacaaaaaacaagTCTCATGCATTGCTATGAAGTTATTCCTGAAAAAGCTGTTTGCAAACTGTATTTTGATTTGGAGTTCTATAAACCAGTGAATCCTGGAGCTGATGGCAAGCAGATGATTGCAAAGTTAATTGAG ctttttaGTAAAAGGCTGGAAAAACTTTATGGAGTTAAATGTTCAGCTGAAGATGTCTTGAActtagattccagcactgatGAAAAATTTAGCCATCACTTAATATTTCTGCTTCACAAGACAGCATTTAAGGATAATATTAATGTTG GTAATTTTGTGAAAACAGTTTTGCAACCTGCTCTTGTTTTAACTGAAAATAAAGCTGATGCTCTGATTCTAGAAGAAGGGGCGGACAGTGTTGTTTCCCAGTCTTCCAAAGCAACAGCTGAAATAGATGGTACTGTTGTAAACCTCAGTGCAGTGAAGGAGCCTCCTGGGAAATGGCAATCTAATATGCACAAAACGCTGGAAAATGGAGCACGGCAACAGAACGAAAATCCTGATCTTTCCTTTCTCGTTGTGAATGATAAGGAGGGAGGCAAGCAACTTGTCGTCGATCTGG GAGTTTATACAAAGAATAGAAATTTCCGGCTGTATAAGTCATCAAAAGCAGGAAAGCAGACGACTTTGAAAATAGCTGAAGATAACAAGTTTGTTCCTAAACCCAAAAAGAATATTTCTGTTGAGGAGCAATATTTCCTTTCCTCTTTGGTTTGCAATGTTAG GTTCTCAGAAATTGAAAGAGCCCTAACTTGTGACATcccagaagggaagaaaaaaacgTTTAAACAAACAGACAGGAGAGTTTTCAATAGCACTTCAG atccCATAGAAGGATATCAATATTCACCTTATCCAGAAATTGATTGTTTTGTCCTTTCTTTAGTTAATAAAGATGATGCTCATGGAG GGATACGACGATGGAATTATTTTTCCTTGGAAGAACTCCTTGTTTATGACATATCCAGATATCGCTGGTGTAAAAATATTGGAAGAGCCCACAAAAGTAATAATATAAT GATCCTGGTAGATCTAAAAAAAGAAGTTTACTATCAAAAATGTTATGACCCTGTCTGCAGAGCTAAAAACTTCAAATCAGAAA GTATTCCATTACCCCCTGAGATATGCCTCCCTTTTCTTTTCAAAGAG gaagaatatGTACTTTTTATGGATGAGAGTGGGAACATAGAAGAAAAACCTAACCTTACAGACTTCTCAGAAAGCACATCATTAAGGATACATCAAGAAAATAAGAAGTCTCCTGACAAGCTCTGTtcaaatacagaatgggaaaaTGTGACTGATGATGTGTGTTTTCTGGAAGCTATCGAAGATGCTGAACTTGCAGAAGTTGCAGACAACAGTCTGACCACGTGGAACTGTGACCTGGAAGAAATACCTGATGAGCTTCTCATAGAGGTTTTAAGAAAACAGGAAGTTTGTGGTAACAAGACATACAACTAG
- the PRIMPOL gene encoding DNA-directed primase/polymerase protein isoform X3 produces the protein MHCYEVIPEKAVCKLYFDLEFYKPVNPGADGKQMIAKLIELFSKRLEKLYGVKCSAEDVLNLDSSTDEKFSHHLIFLLHKTAFKDNINVGNFVKTVLQPALVLTENKADALILEEGADSVVSQSSKATAEIDGTVVNLSAVKEPPGKWQSNMHKTLENGARQQNENPDLSFLVVNDKEGGKQLVVDLGVYTKNRNFRLYKSSKAGKQTTLKIAEDNKFVPKPKKNISVEEQYFLSSLVCNVRFSEIERALTCDIPEGKKKTFKQTDRRVFNSTSDPIEGYQYSPYPEIDCFVLSLVNKDDAHGGIRRWNYFSLEELLVYDISRYRWCKNIGRAHKSNNIMILVDLKKEVYYQKCYDPVCRAKNFKSESIPLPPEICLPFLFKEEEYVLFMDESGNIEEKPNLTDFSESTSLRIHQENKKSPDKLCSNTEWENVTDDVCFLEAIEDAELAEVADNSLTTWNCDLEEIPDELLIEVLRKQEVCGNKTYN, from the exons ATGCATTGCTATGAAGTTATTCCTGAAAAAGCTGTTTGCAAACTGTATTTTGATTTGGAGTTCTATAAACCAGTGAATCCTGGAGCTGATGGCAAGCAGATGATTGCAAAGTTAATTGAG ctttttaGTAAAAGGCTGGAAAAACTTTATGGAGTTAAATGTTCAGCTGAAGATGTCTTGAActtagattccagcactgatGAAAAATTTAGCCATCACTTAATATTTCTGCTTCACAAGACAGCATTTAAGGATAATATTAATGTTG GTAATTTTGTGAAAACAGTTTTGCAACCTGCTCTTGTTTTAACTGAAAATAAAGCTGATGCTCTGATTCTAGAAGAAGGGGCGGACAGTGTTGTTTCCCAGTCTTCCAAAGCAACAGCTGAAATAGATGGTACTGTTGTAAACCTCAGTGCAGTGAAGGAGCCTCCTGGGAAATGGCAATCTAATATGCACAAAACGCTGGAAAATGGAGCACGGCAACAGAACGAAAATCCTGATCTTTCCTTTCTCGTTGTGAATGATAAGGAGGGAGGCAAGCAACTTGTCGTCGATCTGG GAGTTTATACAAAGAATAGAAATTTCCGGCTGTATAAGTCATCAAAAGCAGGAAAGCAGACGACTTTGAAAATAGCTGAAGATAACAAGTTTGTTCCTAAACCCAAAAAGAATATTTCTGTTGAGGAGCAATATTTCCTTTCCTCTTTGGTTTGCAATGTTAG GTTCTCAGAAATTGAAAGAGCCCTAACTTGTGACATcccagaagggaagaaaaaaacgTTTAAACAAACAGACAGGAGAGTTTTCAATAGCACTTCAG atccCATAGAAGGATATCAATATTCACCTTATCCAGAAATTGATTGTTTTGTCCTTTCTTTAGTTAATAAAGATGATGCTCATGGAG GGATACGACGATGGAATTATTTTTCCTTGGAAGAACTCCTTGTTTATGACATATCCAGATATCGCTGGTGTAAAAATATTGGAAGAGCCCACAAAAGTAATAATATAAT GATCCTGGTAGATCTAAAAAAAGAAGTTTACTATCAAAAATGTTATGACCCTGTCTGCAGAGCTAAAAACTTCAAATCAGAAA GTATTCCATTACCCCCTGAGATATGCCTCCCTTTTCTTTTCAAAGAG gaagaatatGTACTTTTTATGGATGAGAGTGGGAACATAGAAGAAAAACCTAACCTTACAGACTTCTCAGAAAGCACATCATTAAGGATACATCAAGAAAATAAGAAGTCTCCTGACAAGCTCTGTtcaaatacagaatgggaaaaTGTGACTGATGATGTGTGTTTTCTGGAAGCTATCGAAGATGCTGAACTTGCAGAAGTTGCAGACAACAGTCTGACCACGTGGAACTGTGACCTGGAAGAAATACCTGATGAGCTTCTCATAGAGGTTTTAAGAAAACAGGAAGTTTGTGGTAACAAGACATACAACTAG
- the CENPU gene encoding centromere protein U isoform X1 has translation MDKKRKMHSKSHMPALEKTSKKKLERNKLDLDVEDIALIPTQEYKTKSHPRSKLLPCEEPDVSRILKITETGQVEEPDDSFDHPLHSTAVDAGGNVELQEEEHDMSASHSSDSSPQGKNAETKKNHCGLKMTEDNKSETEDSEDESLKENEVQNKILGNSKSSVEESKLPSALALRNSSSESSISNKVTDLVKKLNAQKKPKNSAKSHVKPKKFLQKTALHPSADNSPCSIQIWCPKGLKRFSQDITELDVVLAEFEKTTADYKQRVESRICREAIEGFYSGFKDQLTNTITEVQELKDLKRKNAKVITDINKKRRRLLEVRGELIRTAPQLKQLQREYAELQETESSIRNATQFLTDLKKVQQQYLNYREDNPQEKVVYGTSSIPALLVESQRILRAESHFQNINTRLQEVLNLQKKEQPEKF, from the exons TTGGATGTAGAAGACATTGCTTTAATACCCACCCAGGAATACAAAACCAAGTCCCATCCTCGCAGTAAATTACTTCCATGTGAGGAACCAGATGTCTCAAGGATATTGAAGATAACTGAGACTGGGCAAGTTGAGGAGCCCGATGATTCATTTG ATCACCCTTTACACAGCACTGCTGTAGACGCTGGTGGGAATGTGGAATTGCAGGAAGAGGAACACGACATGTCAGCTAGTCATTCATCTGATTCATCTCCACAAGGGAAAAATGCAGAAACAAA AAAAAATCACTGTGGCTTGAAAATGACTGAAGATAACAAATCAGAGACAGAGGATTCTGAAGATGAATCCCTGAAGGAGAATGAGGTACAGAACAAG ATATTAGGAAACTCCAAGTCCAGTGTGGAGGAATCGAAGTTACCATCTGCATTAGCACTGAGGAATAGCTCTTCAGAAAGCAGCATATCAAATAAGGTTACAGATTTAGTGAAGAAGTTGAATGCACAAAAG AAGCCCAAGAACAGTGCTAAATCCCATGTGAAACCAAAGAAGTTTTTGCAAAAGACTGCATTACATCCTTCTG CTGATAATAGCCCATGTTCTATACAGATTTGGTGCCCAAAAGGGCTGAAAAGATTTTCCCAAGATATTACAGAATTGGATGTTGTTCTGGCTGAGTTTGAGAAGACAACTGCAGACTACAA ACAAAGGGTGGAGTCTAGGATTTGCAGGGAAGCTATTGAGGGCTTCTATTCTGGCTTCAAGGACCAACTCACTAATACT ATAACAGAAGTCCAGGAACTGAaggatttgaaaagaaaaaatgctaAG GTGATCACAGACATCAATAAAAAAAGAAGGCGTTTGCTGGAAGTTAGAGGAGAACTAATTCG gactgcACCACAACTGAAGCAACTACAAAGAGAATATGCTGAGCTACAAGAGACAGAATCTTCTATCAGGAATGCAACCCAGTTCCTAACTGATTTAAAGAAGGTGCAGCAACAGTATTTAAATTACAGAGAAGACAACCCACAAGAAAAAGTAGTC TATGGAACTTCCAGCATTCCTGCTCTTCTGGTGGAATCACAACGAATTTTAAGAGCTGAAAGTCATTTTCAAAATATCAACACAAGATTACAAGAGGTTCTGAATTTGCAGAAAAAGGAGCAGCCAGAGAAATTTTAA
- the CENPU gene encoding centromere protein U isoform X2 — MDKKRKMHSKSHMPALEKTSKKKLERNKLDLDVEDIALIPTQEYKTKSHPRSKLLPCEEPDVSRILKITETGQVEEPDDSFDHPLHSTAVDAGGNVELQEEEHDMSASHSSDSSPQGKNAETKKNHCGLKMTEDNKSETEDSEDESLKENEILGNSKSSVEESKLPSALALRNSSSESSISNKVTDLVKKLNAQKKPKNSAKSHVKPKKFLQKTALHPSADNSPCSIQIWCPKGLKRFSQDITELDVVLAEFEKTTADYKQRVESRICREAIEGFYSGFKDQLTNTITEVQELKDLKRKNAKVITDINKKRRRLLEVRGELIRTAPQLKQLQREYAELQETESSIRNATQFLTDLKKVQQQYLNYREDNPQEKVVYGTSSIPALLVESQRILRAESHFQNINTRLQEVLNLQKKEQPEKF; from the exons TTGGATGTAGAAGACATTGCTTTAATACCCACCCAGGAATACAAAACCAAGTCCCATCCTCGCAGTAAATTACTTCCATGTGAGGAACCAGATGTCTCAAGGATATTGAAGATAACTGAGACTGGGCAAGTTGAGGAGCCCGATGATTCATTTG ATCACCCTTTACACAGCACTGCTGTAGACGCTGGTGGGAATGTGGAATTGCAGGAAGAGGAACACGACATGTCAGCTAGTCATTCATCTGATTCATCTCCACAAGGGAAAAATGCAGAAACAAA AAAAAATCACTGTGGCTTGAAAATGACTGAAGATAACAAATCAGAGACAGAGGATTCTGAAGATGAATCCCTGAAGGAGAATGAG ATATTAGGAAACTCCAAGTCCAGTGTGGAGGAATCGAAGTTACCATCTGCATTAGCACTGAGGAATAGCTCTTCAGAAAGCAGCATATCAAATAAGGTTACAGATTTAGTGAAGAAGTTGAATGCACAAAAG AAGCCCAAGAACAGTGCTAAATCCCATGTGAAACCAAAGAAGTTTTTGCAAAAGACTGCATTACATCCTTCTG CTGATAATAGCCCATGTTCTATACAGATTTGGTGCCCAAAAGGGCTGAAAAGATTTTCCCAAGATATTACAGAATTGGATGTTGTTCTGGCTGAGTTTGAGAAGACAACTGCAGACTACAA ACAAAGGGTGGAGTCTAGGATTTGCAGGGAAGCTATTGAGGGCTTCTATTCTGGCTTCAAGGACCAACTCACTAATACT ATAACAGAAGTCCAGGAACTGAaggatttgaaaagaaaaaatgctaAG GTGATCACAGACATCAATAAAAAAAGAAGGCGTTTGCTGGAAGTTAGAGGAGAACTAATTCG gactgcACCACAACTGAAGCAACTACAAAGAGAATATGCTGAGCTACAAGAGACAGAATCTTCTATCAGGAATGCAACCCAGTTCCTAACTGATTTAAAGAAGGTGCAGCAACAGTATTTAAATTACAGAGAAGACAACCCACAAGAAAAAGTAGTC TATGGAACTTCCAGCATTCCTGCTCTTCTGGTGGAATCACAACGAATTTTAAGAGCTGAAAGTCATTTTCAAAATATCAACACAAGATTACAAGAGGTTCTGAATTTGCAGAAAAAGGAGCAGCCAGAGAAATTTTAA
- the CENPU gene encoding centromere protein U isoform X3 produces MDKKRKMHSKSHMPALEKTSKKKLERNKLDEYKTKSHPRSKLLPCEEPDVSRILKITETGQVEEPDDSFDHPLHSTAVDAGGNVELQEEEHDMSASHSSDSSPQGKNAETKKNHCGLKMTEDNKSETEDSEDESLKENEVQNKILGNSKSSVEESKLPSALALRNSSSESSISNKVTDLVKKLNAQKKPKNSAKSHVKPKKFLQKTALHPSADNSPCSIQIWCPKGLKRFSQDITELDVVLAEFEKTTADYKQRVESRICREAIEGFYSGFKDQLTNTITEVQELKDLKRKNAKVITDINKKRRRLLEVRGELIRTAPQLKQLQREYAELQETESSIRNATQFLTDLKKVQQQYLNYREDNPQEKVVYGTSSIPALLVESQRILRAESHFQNINTRLQEVLNLQKKEQPEKF; encoded by the exons GAATACAAAACCAAGTCCCATCCTCGCAGTAAATTACTTCCATGTGAGGAACCAGATGTCTCAAGGATATTGAAGATAACTGAGACTGGGCAAGTTGAGGAGCCCGATGATTCATTTG ATCACCCTTTACACAGCACTGCTGTAGACGCTGGTGGGAATGTGGAATTGCAGGAAGAGGAACACGACATGTCAGCTAGTCATTCATCTGATTCATCTCCACAAGGGAAAAATGCAGAAACAAA AAAAAATCACTGTGGCTTGAAAATGACTGAAGATAACAAATCAGAGACAGAGGATTCTGAAGATGAATCCCTGAAGGAGAATGAGGTACAGAACAAG ATATTAGGAAACTCCAAGTCCAGTGTGGAGGAATCGAAGTTACCATCTGCATTAGCACTGAGGAATAGCTCTTCAGAAAGCAGCATATCAAATAAGGTTACAGATTTAGTGAAGAAGTTGAATGCACAAAAG AAGCCCAAGAACAGTGCTAAATCCCATGTGAAACCAAAGAAGTTTTTGCAAAAGACTGCATTACATCCTTCTG CTGATAATAGCCCATGTTCTATACAGATTTGGTGCCCAAAAGGGCTGAAAAGATTTTCCCAAGATATTACAGAATTGGATGTTGTTCTGGCTGAGTTTGAGAAGACAACTGCAGACTACAA ACAAAGGGTGGAGTCTAGGATTTGCAGGGAAGCTATTGAGGGCTTCTATTCTGGCTTCAAGGACCAACTCACTAATACT ATAACAGAAGTCCAGGAACTGAaggatttgaaaagaaaaaatgctaAG GTGATCACAGACATCAATAAAAAAAGAAGGCGTTTGCTGGAAGTTAGAGGAGAACTAATTCG gactgcACCACAACTGAAGCAACTACAAAGAGAATATGCTGAGCTACAAGAGACAGAATCTTCTATCAGGAATGCAACCCAGTTCCTAACTGATTTAAAGAAGGTGCAGCAACAGTATTTAAATTACAGAGAAGACAACCCACAAGAAAAAGTAGTC TATGGAACTTCCAGCATTCCTGCTCTTCTGGTGGAATCACAACGAATTTTAAGAGCTGAAAGTCATTTTCAAAATATCAACACAAGATTACAAGAGGTTCTGAATTTGCAGAAAAAGGAGCAGCCAGAGAAATTTTAA